A window from Cryptomeria japonica chromosome 1, Sugi_1.0, whole genome shotgun sequence encodes these proteins:
- the LOC131856020 gene encoding protein IN2-1 homolog B-like, with product MGAIDAIPPVLNSKSEPPPLFDGTTRLYISLTCPFAQRAWAARNYKGLSDIQIVPIDLQDRPTWYKEKVYPPNKVPSLEHDGKVTGESLVLLEYLETNFGGPKLLPTDTVKKEAAEELLKYADTFTTAGYSTLKKPQAEVPEALAPTLDHLENALGKFNGGPFLLGEFSLVDLAYAPFFERFQIVYPIYKNYDITIGRPKLLKWIQEVQKIDAYATTISAPEGVVEAYKRFTL from the exons atgggagcaat CGATGCTATCCCGCCTGTTTTGAATTCGAAATCAGAGCCTCCCCCATTGTTTGATGGAACCACAAG ACTGTACATTAGTTTGACCTGCCCCTTTGCTCAGCGTGCTTGGGCTGCTAGAAACTACAAG GGTCTAAGTGATATTCAGATAGTTCCAATAGATCTGCAGGACAGACCCACGTGGTACAAGGAAAAGGTTTACCCTCCTAATAAG GTCCCTTCTCTTGAGCACGATGGAAAAGTCACAGGAGAGAGTTTGGTCTTGCTGGAATATCTGGAGACCAATTTTGGAGGGCCTAAACTCCTTCCCACG GATACGGTTAAAAAGGAGGCCGCAGAAGAACTACTGAAGTATGCAGACACTTTTACAACAGCAGGGTATTCGACATTGAAAAAGCCACAAGCTGAGGTACCAGAAGCACTTG CGCCTACTCTTGATCATTTGGAAAATGCTTTGGGGAAATTTAATGGCGGGCCTTTCCTTTTAGGTGAATTCAGTTTG GTTGATCTTGCATATGCTCCTTTTTTCGAAAGATTTCAGATTGTGTACCCCATATATAAGAACTATGACATCACAATTGGCAGGCCAAAACTACTGAAATGGATTCAG GAAGTGCAAAAGATTGATGCATATGCAACAACAATATCTGCCCCAGAAGGAGTTGTTGAAGCGTACAAGAGGTTTACGTTATAA